The following is a genomic window from Phycisphaeraceae bacterium.
CGGCTGCTTGGCGACTGGTGCCAGTGCCGGCGCTTGCTGCGGGGGTGCGACGTAGGACGGCTGCGAACGCGGAGTGGGAACGTAGCTGGCCTGACGCTGGGTATAGACCGGCGGGGCGGCTCCATCAGGACGTGGGCGGCCTGTCGGCCACTCAGGTCCAGGACGTTCCGCCCGCTGTTGATTCGAGCAGCCCGTCGTGGCGACGAGTAAACCCAATCCGCTCAACACCACAAACTCGCGCCGTGACAAGCCCATGACATCACTCCGGGTGCGCATTATCGCAGGAACAGGTTGAAATTGAACCGGGAACGGTTTGGCCGTCCGTGTCTTTGTTAGGATCGGTTACGCCACTGGTGAAACATTCAATTTTATGGGGTATATCCGTCATTTTCGACGGCCGATAATCAAATATGACGTTTAGTGAACCGTGGCGGTTCGTCGGGTGGGTGGCTGCGGCGTTTACACCCCTGAAACAGCCCCTTCAATCGCCGCAGGCATTTCCAGCGGCTCCCGCGCGACAGGAACCTGTTTGCGGACCACCACGATCATGTCGCGCGACGGATCGTCGCCTTTGGCTTCGACGAGAAAATCCCAACCGCGTGTCGCCTGGATCTGGTTGAGCAGTTCGATCCACTGGTAACGATGCTCCCACGCTGCCTCACCCGCTGGATTGGATGGGTCACCCGTCGCGGATTTCCGTTTTGAGAAAATCACCAGCAAGCCGCCGGGGATCAGCACACGCTTGGCCTCAAGAATGAGACCAACCGGGTTCGGATGAATCTCCAATTGATCGTTGATGACCAGCAAATCGATCTCCGCATCACTCAGCGGAAGTCGGCGCAGATCGGAGATCCAATCAAACCTCGGCATCCCGTCACTGCTGAGTGTCTCGTCTCCGCCTGATGAGTCCCCGCCAGTGAGTGCCGAGGCTTGGTGGGAGGTCTGCGCTGCCGGATATTTCTGATTCAGCACGCATCGCCGAGCCAGTTCAACATTCACCTGTTGTGGATCGAGGCCATCCAGTCGTACGCCGCGCAGCGCGAGCATGTGTGAAATCAGCCCCTCTTCCGCACCGACGATTACTCCGCGTCTAGGCATGCCTGCTTGTTTGATGATGTCCAGCAGGACTCCGACGCGAAGATTGACCCTCCGCTGGAGAATCTGATCGGTGGGGTAGGTGCCCCATTGACTGGCCGCAAGCGGCACGGGGGCTTTGACGGGTGGGACTGCGCCATCCTTGCTGAACCACCGCTTGTTCCACAGCAGGGGCGTGCCGTCGTATTGCCGCTTGATCTGATCCAGATCGGGAGCCAGCCGACAGAATCCCCATTTCCTGATAAAGATTTTGAGCGTCTTGTCGATGCCTTCGTCCGAGTCAGCCTCGGTCTTCCGGTCCATGCGGGCGGTATGGAAGTGAACAAACTCGATGTGCGGCACGGCAAAGCACCGCCAGCCCTTGAGCCTTGCCCGCAATCCCAGGTCTTCTGTCTGTCCGCGTAAAAATTCCTCGTCGTAGCCTTCAACGTCCTCAAAGACCTCTTTTTTCATGCAATGAAAGCAACCCATCGCATGATCCACCTCAAGCATGTATTTCACCGCATCACGCGGCAAGCCCGAACCGACATGCGAATAACCATTGGGATGGAGAACAAAGTCGCCGTAGGCATGAATCCGCCCGTCCGGTCGAAGCTGTTTGGGCGCGATGATCCCCAGCCGTGACGGACCTTGATCAAAGGCTGCACAGAGCTTCGTCACCCATTGCGGAGTCAGACACACGATGTCGCCGTCGAGCCGGACGAGAATCTCGCCGCGGGCCTTGCGTGAGAGAATATTCGCCACGCGGGAAAGGTATCCGCAATGTTCCGCTTCGATGAGTTCCAGAAAAGGCCGTCCGTCCGGCCAGGTCGTCAGCGCCCACTGACGAAGCGTCTCCAGGCTGTCATCTGTCGAGCCGTCGTCATAAGCGATGATCTCAAACGGCGTCGTGTCCGCCTTGAGTGTCTCACGCAAAGACCTGAGCAGATCACCCAGAAGATCCTGCTGGCCCGATTTGGAGCTTTCTCTCCCGTTGTTGAAGTTGGGGATCAGGATGGAGACGCGGGGCGAGCGCATGCCATGGTTATCGGTCGAAGCCAATCACGGAGGTAAATCGTGCGACCGTGAAAACTCACCCACCCCCGGATGGTTGTGAGGAAAGCCGCGACGGTGCTGAGCATCGGCGACGGGAGTCGTCCTGGATGGGCTTTAATCAAGCTGATCGTCCGTGGCCGTCGATGCACATCGGATGAGCATGACCACATCGACCATACCGACTGCTGCCCGACACTCTGCGCCTAAATGGGTGGTGAAGCGACTTCAGGGAGGCGTCGTGATTTTGCGATCGCCGTCGGCTGGTGAACCGGAGCCTGCCGACTGGATTTCGGTACTCAGCGGCTTTTTACACAGTTCACCGGGGGTGGTTTGTGTCGCTGCGAAACGGCTTGATCCAAGCGGGATGGTGTTTTCAATGGGTGAGTTTGTCGTGCATCCCAAAGGGTTTCATCATCACGGCGCGGGAGTCGATGGCCGGTGCTGGCGTTTTGTCGAGGAGGCAGACGTGGCGGCTGGCGGTGTGATGGCGATGGACGAAGCTGCATTCGATGCGGCGGGCGGCGAGGCTGCACTGGGTGGCGCACTGGGTGCGATCCATCTTGGTCTCAAGCTGCGTCAGCAGGGCGGGCGTTGTCTGATTGTGCCGCAGGCCGCAGTGGTGGATACCGTGACACCTGAGCCGTCCGACGAAGAATCACACCGTTTCCGCGACACATGGGGCTTTGATTGGAAAGCGGCGGACCTCGACGAAGTGCGGGCAGCACATCCGCGATCAGGTCTGCTCTGGAATGCGAGATTTCACGCACCGGGCATGCCGTTTGAAAAATACCGCGACCGCGGTGCTCTGGTCTGGGAGAGCTATCAGAAGGCGGACGTGTTCCGCAAACGCGCTCATCATCTGGCGAACCTTGCGAAACAGGTCTGCCCGCCCGGTGCAGGCGTACTGTTGGACATCGGCAGCGGGGACGGATTTTTCTGTCATCTCTTTGCCCAGCAGGGAGTCGAGATTCTGGGAGTTGATCCCGAACCGCTGGGAGTCGAGCAGGCGCAACTCCAAACCAGCAAACACACCTACCCCGGTAAGGCTCCGAGGTTCAAGGTTGGTCGCGGTACCGAGTTACCCGTGCCCGACGCTTCGGTTGCCGGCGTGTCGCTGATGGATGTGATCGAGCATCTGCCTAACCCGGTCGCGGTGCTGCGCGAGGTTGCACGGGTGCTCCGTCCGGGCGGGAAGTTCATGTGCGTCACGCCCTCATGGCAGTTCGGCGGCTCATCCGATGCGGTCTATCACCTCACCGAATACACCATGCAGGAACTCGTCCGGCAGATCGGCGCAATTCCGGGTCTGACCGTTGTGAACACAGGCGGCATCGGCGGCGTTTACCGCGACATCATCGTCATCGCGGAAAAACGCTAGAGCGTATCCGCCCCAAATGCGGTTGAGCTGATCCAGCAATTACCCGTCGAGTTTACGATTGGCAGGGACATCGAACCCGCTGTTCAGGGCGCAGGCGTCAAACTGACTGCACCGACCTGACCACGGGCGATGAGCACTCCATGCGCCGGCCCTGTCGGGACCGCCTGCACACCCTTGAGAGTGATTCCCGCGTCGCCAGCCTGACTGAGGAGCGTTTTTACATCGTTGGCTTGTGATGCCTCGAAGGGTACAAACCACAGAACCCAATCGTCCGCTTTGAGGTCGCGGGCATCGAACGACTCAGCTGCGCCCGCGCCCAGCAGCACGAGCGCATCTGCTTCTTCGTGGCTGGCCGCGATGCGCATCTGTGACCCGCGCGCGAGGAAGGTAAACCAGCCGTCGTCATCGCCATTGATTCGCAGTCGTGTATTGGCTGCAAAGTTACCCATTGCCTGACAGAACCACCGCGCTTCCTGCAGGGCGATCGGATCCTGCGTGCGAAGAGCTGCCTGCCAGTGGTCGCCCTGCGCAGCCGCGGAAACGTCGAGTGAAATCGAACCCATCGCCGACGGCGTGCCGCCGGGCCACTGCGAGACGTATTGGCCGTAGCGTTTGACCCATGCTGCGAGCATGAGGCTGTAAAACACGGGCATGAGTGTGTTCGATTCGTACTGCCCGCCCCGCAGATACTCGCGCCACGCGGAGGAGTAGATGGAACGGGTTTGCCCGTCGGTCTGGTTAAAGAGTTGCGCCATGCGGTCGGCGTTCTGCGAAATCCAGAGACCCAGCGGTGGGGTGAATCCCTTTTTCGGTCGGTCGATCGCCTCGGCAGGCACATATCGCCTCGCCAGCTCCAGCAAAACCCATTTATTCCGTCGTCCCTCAGGGCTTCCGGGAATGTCGTGAATCTTCATCGACTCCGGCAGTGACAGCAGGAAATTGACGACGCGATAGTCGAGCAGCGGATTGCGCGCTTCGAGGCTGCACGACATCGTCATGCGTTCTTCGAGGCAGATGAGATAGTCTGCAAGGTTGGTTTTCACATCGGTGTAGAGCACGTTGTTGAGTCGCCCGACACGGGTGAGATGACGATTCCAGAAGGGGAGCAGGTCCGCTGCCGGCGGGCCTCCCGCGCGGATCGCGTCACGCATCTCATCAGAAAAGATGACCTCCCGTCCGCGAGGCCAGGCGACAAAGCTGCTCGCCCGCAGATAGGTGAACAGATCGTCAAACGCAGCAGCGTAGCGCCGCGACCCGGACCGCGCTGCTGCGGGTTGATCGATGATCCAGTTGTAGCGCCCCGGATAGCCCGCCGCCAGTTCATCACCGCCCTGACCAGTGAGCACGACCACGAGTTGCTCGCGGGCCATTTGTGCGAGTTTCCGCATGGAAAACATGGTGAAATTACCGAACGGCTCATCGTGGAACTGTGCGGCATCATCCACCATGGCCATGAAATCCCCGCCTCGGACAGCGCGGGTGAACCACTCGCAGTTGTGACGCTGCGCAACCATCTGGGCGTAAGGCAGCTCGTTGTGGTCCGGCGATTCGTCAAAGCCGATGGAAAATGCCTTGACGCGCTCACCCTTTTCGCCGCTGACTTTCGCCGTCAATGCGGTGATAAGTGAGGAGTCGATACCGCCGCTGAGCAGGCAACCGATCGGCACATCGCTGACCATGCGCATCCGAACCGCGTCGGTGAGCAGATCGTCGAGATGGTCAAGAACTTCGCCGGGATCGGTCGGCACCGGGGTGGGAACAAAATCCCAGTAGGGTTTGCTCGCCCATGTCCATGCACCCGCATCGAGCGTCAATGTATGACCGGCGGGTAATTTTGCGATGCCTTGAAAAATCGTGCGTGGCGAGAGGATGTAGCCGCGGGCGAAGTATTGATCCAACGCGACAGCATCGACGGGAAACTTTCGACCCAGATATTCAAGGATCGCCTTCAACTCGCTGGCGAAAACAAAAAGCTCATCGTCAGCGAACCAGTAAAGCGGCTTCTTCCCCAGCCGGTCGCGCACGAGCAGGAGCGACCGCGCAGCAGTGTCCCAGAATCCCAGGGCGAACATGCCGTTCCACTGTTCGATCGCGCCGGGTCCATCATGGATGAGCGATTGCAGGACGACCTCGGTGTCACATTGGGTCGTCAGAGTCAGCCCCGCAGCACGGTAGTGCTCCTGGAGTTTTCGGAAGTTGTAGATCTCGCCGTTGTAAACCAGTCCGTAGCGTTGATCGGGCGAAACCATCGGTTGCTGGCCGTGAGTCAGATCGAGCACTTTGAGTCGTTGATGGGCCAGAGCGACGCCGCCGGCGGGGGGTATCCACAGGCCTTGTTCGTCAGGTCCGCGGTGGCGGAGCGTGTCACGGGCGGCGACGACACGTGCGGCATGGAGTTGCCGCCGGGAGTCACGCAAGACGACGCCGAAGATCCCGCACATGAAGAGTTTCCAATGGAAGAGAGGCGCGATTTATCCGCAGGAGTTATCGGCCCGTGAGGGAAATTCGCTTGCGAAATGGCGTCAAACCGAGGTCTTACTCACGGCTTATTTGTGAATGATCCTGTCGGGGGTTGTCTGCAAAAAAGAAGCGGCGGCCGTTCGGCCGCCGCTTCCGCATCAGTGATCGGATGCCTACGATTGGTGCAGGCGATCCGGACTTGGGACTAATTAACCTCGCAGCAACTGCAACACGCTCTGGGGAGAGCTGTTGGCCAACTGGAGGACGTTCGTTGCCGCGCTGACGAGGATCTGCGACCGTGTGAGCTGCGCGGTTTCAGCCGCGAAGTCGGTATCACGGATCGAGCTTTCGGCAGCACTGGTGTTCTCCAGCGAGACACCCAGCGAACGGATGGTCGCACCGACGACGTTCTTCTGGAATGCGCCGAGGCGGCCGCGGAGACTCGAGATCTGATCGATCGCCTTGTTGACGACCTTCTGAGCCTTCTCGAGGTTACCATCGACCACGTTTTGCGACTGGCCGGAGCCGATGGTCGAAAGGTAGCCGTTGGTGGTGTCACCCAGGTTGCGGGTCGTGACGTTTTTCACGCCGATGCTGACCTGGTTGAGGATATCGACGTTGGGGCCGAGGTTGAACTTGGCGCCGCCGCCGGTGATGGTGAACGCGGTGAACGCACCCAGGACTTGCGACGCGCCGCCGCTGAGGGTCACTGAGAGGTCCAGGAAGTCGGTGTTGATACGGGTCGTGCGGCCCTTGGAGGTCGCCGAGATGCCGTTGATCGTCGCACCGAGGTCGGATCCCGCATCCTTGACCGCGTTGGTCAGAGAGCTGAAAGCGGTCTGGCTTGCAGTGGTGTAGGTGTTTTCATTGCCTGCGGAGGCGAAGAACACCGCACCGGCCTGACCGCCACGGTTGGTCAGTTTGAACGAGACGAACTGGTCTGAGCCGTACTCATCGCTCTTAAGCTCGATGTAGTTACCGCTGGCGACCGCCGAGACGCCCGTGACTGACTTGAAGGTGTTGACCGCCGAAGCGATCGCACCCAGCGTGGTACCCGAAGCGAAGGAGAATTGGCGTGAGCCTTTGGCGCCGGCCAATTCAAACTCGAACGTGTCCGTCGCCGCAGTCAGGTCGAGCGAGGAGCCGCCCGCTGACAGGAACAGCGATCCGTGCTCAGCCGAGTTGGTCACGACGACCTGGACGGCACGGGTCTGGCCGTATTCGAGCTTCGAGGCATTGATCTGGAAGTCCTGGACCTTTACGCTCTGACCGGTGATGTTGAAGTCATACGTGCCGTTGAGGAGCTTGACGCCCTCAAAGCTCGTGGTCGAAGCGATGCGGTCGATGGTCTGCAGAATCGAATCGATCTGCAACTGGTTGGCCTGACGTTCCTCGTTGGAGAGGCCGGCCGCGTTGGCGGACTGGCCGACGAGGTTCTGGACCTCCAGCAGCAGGCCGTTGATTTCCTGCAAGCCACCCTCGGCGATGTTGACGACCTGGTCGGCACGTTCCGCGTTGTTGATCGCGGCGCCGATGGCGGTCTTTTCCGAGCGAAGCTTTTCGCTGGCGATGAGGCCGGCGGGGTTATCGGCCCCGCGGTTGATCGCCAAGCCGGTGCTCAGACGCTCCAGAGACTTGGTCTGGAGAATGTTCTGCTGGCCCAGAATGCGCTGGGCGAGCAACGAGCTGACGTTAGTGTTGATGCGACTCATGGTAGGAGTGTCCTCCGTGATTAAGGGTTTCGAAACATCCCTGGGAACAAGGGCATCCTGCCCATGGTGAAGTCAGATTTTCCAAATCCGATCCGACGACTTTCTGATGCGCTTCCCAAGCCGCTGATGCTACGGTTGGCTCAGGCGGGCTCCTTTCCGGGTGGAGCCCTTGAGGGGTCGGGTGGGTTCATGCCATGCGACCTCTCCTTTCCGCGGCCCCTGCCCTGGGGCGCTGGCGAGGCGGCGGGCGATTGTCCGCCGGGGCGGCGGAGTCACCCATCGCAAACATCCCTGACTCGTCTGTTCCAATCTTCATGGCTTTGACCTTTGGCTCATGGTTGTTCGGAGCTTCCTTCAGCTTGCGACCAACCCAAGTCAAAACTTTTCTTATCGGAACCGCTCTGGCATGCCGGTCCCGCAGAGCGCAACCTTTGCCGCTCCGACCCGAACCATCGGCACAAACCGCGCTACCCTTAACCACCACCCAATCGAAAAAGTGAAAATATCCGGCACAAACGGAATAAACTCCCGCCCTCACAACGAAAATGCCCCAAACCTCCGCCCTATCCACCAAAGAGGGGAGTTATCCGGACGTGGATATGCGTGAATAAAAAAAGCGACCCGCCGTGAAGCGGGCCGCCTTCGTGTTTAGACCGAGTCGGAGCCGGTTACTGCTCCGTCACTCTCGGATCAGCCGGAGCTTAGCTGAGCAGTTGAAGCACGCTCTGGGGAGCCGAACGTGCCAAGGCCACGGATGACACCGCAGCCTGCACCAGGATCTGCGAACGGGTCAGGTTCGCGGTCTCGCTGGCGAAGTCCGTGTCACGGATGGCGCTCTCAGCAGCGCTGGTGTTCTCCAGAGCCACGCCTAACGCATTGATCGTTGAACCGACCACCTGTGACTGGAAGGAACCCAGTCGGCTGCGGAGCTGTGAAACCTGGTCGATCGCGCGATCCACGATCTTCTGGCCGGTTTCGAGGTTACCGCTGATCAGGTTATAGGTCTTACCGGATCCCAGATCACCCAGGAAGCCGACGGCACTGGTGCCCAGCTTGCTGGACTTGACGTCACCGATACCCAGGCGGACCTGGCTGTTGACATCGACGGTCGGACCGATGCTGAACTTGGCACCGCCGCCGGTGATGTTGAACGCGGTGAAGGATCCGAGCGTCTGAGCGCCTGTGGTGCTCAGGTCGAGGGAGAGCGCCAGGGCGTCGGTGTTGACGCTGACGTTCTTACCTTTGCCGCGAGCTACGACGCCGTTGACGATGGCGCTGACATCCGCACCGGTGTCACGAACCGCCGCTGCCCCCGAAAGCGCGGTGAAAGCGGTCTGACCGGTAGTGGTGTAGATGTTTTCGTTACCCGCGGAAGCGTAAAAGAGGCCGCCCGCCTGCCCGCCGCGATTGGAGAGCTTGAACGAGACGAAATCGCTTGAGCCGAAGTCCGTGGACTTCAGCTCGATGTAGTTACCGCTGGCGACCGCCGACACGCCGGTAACCGACTTGAAGTTGTTGATGCTCGTGGCGATGCTCGCCAGCGTGGTACCCGAGGAGAAGCTGAAGTTACGGCTGCCCTTGGAACCACCAAGCTCGAACTCAAAAGTAGAGCTGGCGGTGGTCAGGTCCAGAGCCGTGCCGCCCGCCGAGAGGAACAGCGAGCCGTGCTCTGCCGAGTTGGTGATCACGGTGTTGACCGTGACCGTCCCGCCATGCGTGATCTTCGCGCCGTTGACCGACAGGTCGGTCACGTTGGCGTGCTGACTTGAAATCTGGAAATCCAGTGAGCCGTTGAGCAGCTTGGTGCCCTGGAAGCTCGTGGTCGAGGCGATCCGGTCGATCGTCTGAAGGATCGAATCGACCTGCTGTTGATTGGCCTCTTTTTCAGAGGTGCTCAGGCCGGCATCGCTGGCGGTGGTGGTCACGAGGTTCTGCACCTCCAGCAGCAGGCTGTTGACTTCCTGCAGGCCGCCCTCAGCGATGTTGACGAGCTGATCGGCACGCTCGGCATTGCTCAACGCAGCCGAGATCGAGGTCTTTTCCGAGCGCAGCTTTTCGCTGGCGATCAGGCCGGCGGGGTCGTCCGCTCCGCGGTTGATCCGCAGACCGGTGCTCAGACGCTCGAGCGACTGGCTCAAGCTTTTGTTCTGGTTACCCAGAACGCGCTGGGCGAGCAGCGAGTTGACGTTCGTGTTGATTCGACTCATGACATTTTTCTCCCGGAGAACGCTTGGCGCTTACGACTCGAGGGGTTCGCCCGACACAGGCGACAGACATGGTCAGCGAGGTCGTTCGATAAAAAGCGCTGCGGTCGTCCTCCCGATTTTTTTCCCTGGCTCCGATTCGATCCGGGACACGCGCCCGAAGTTTGTTGACGCAAGGGCGCGGCAGGGGAACCGTGCCTCCACGTTTTGGACTCCGTCCGTCGTTCTCGCGAGTCGTCGCCTGGCGGACCACTCCGAGTTCCACCCCGCCTTGGCCGTCTGACCGGATCGGGCGAGGGACTCTCGACGAATCGGAAGAGGCCGCCCTCCGCATCAGCACAGAAATCACAAATCCCTGATTTCACGCAAAGTCCGCCCGCACAGCCGCGCATCGCGCCATAGCTGCGCCGTTCGTCACGCGCGACAGATTTTTCCCAGACCGAATAAACGGCCACGCGGGAACAGCCGATTGCCGCATCACCCACGAACAAACCGCGATTTGTCGTAATCACCCGCGTTCAGAACAGCCAAAGCAGCCGCGCAATCGCCTTTCGCGCAGCAAAAAGAGAGGAACGCTGACACGCGCTGGCTTTCGCGCGCGGTCTGCGAGCATGAGCGTTTCGAGCTTGTGTTTTTCGAGTCGTGCTTACTTCGCCGGCTCAGCAGGTGCTGCGGGCTTGACGATTGTCGCCGTCACTGTGACCGTCAGCGGCTTCTCGCCGTCGTCATATTTGCCGGCGGCTTCGGCCTTGGCGGTGTCGGATCGGCCTTCCGCGTCGGTCGTCTCAAAATAAAAGGTTTTCTTCGTCAGGTCGTAGCGCAGCCGCGGCATGAAATAGAAGTCATTATCTCTCGTGGTGCCTTCGAGCTTGTGCTTTTCGATGTTGCCGTCCTGATCCTTGGTCTCCGGCGCCATCACGTTGCTCTTGGTCACGGTGGACTTGCCGAACGACCAGAGATTGATCCCGCCGCTGCCGATGGTCATGGGCATGTCAAACTCATAGGTCGTGCCGTTGGGCTGCGCCGCCGTGGCTGCGTGAGTGGTGTGGTAGTTGATTGCCTCCGAGGCTTCGATTTTGAAGTGGACCAGCGTGGCGCGGGGATTGATCTTGTTGCCGTCAAACTCCGCGTATTCAGCGTCCTGCTCCTGCAGAGGGCCGGTGCTGCCGTCGGTGTTGACGAGGAAGTGGAAATCCTCGTTGCCTCCTCCGGAGTTGTAGAGATTGTCAACCGGGTACCAGCCGGGAATCGCTTTGAACTTCTGCGGAATGCTGTTGAAACCCATGCTGTAAGGGGGGATCAGCCCGCTGATGAAGTATTCGCCGGTCTGCGTGGAGTTGGCGTTGTAAACGATGTCCACCGTGTTGAGTTTGAGCGTGGTATCGCCGGGCTTGAAGCCGGTGACCATCGTGTGCTTCTCACCGCCGAGCGTCACGGAGTCCACGCCAGTGCCTGCTTCGTTGATGGTGAACGCGAAATCGCTGCCGTTTTCGCCCGTGTTGTGGTAGAAGTCGAGGTTGTAAGTGTGCCCCGCCTTGAGGTCCTTGATCACCAGCGGCTGATCGTCCTTGGTGAACTTGACAGCAGGGTCCGAGCTTACGCTGTCTGAATACTGGCCACCCGCGA
Proteins encoded in this region:
- a CDS encoding glycosyltransferase — translated: MRSPRVSILIPNFNNGRESSKSGQQDLLGDLLRSLRETLKADTTPFEIIAYDDGSTDDSLETLRQWALTTWPDGRPFLELIEAEHCGYLSRVANILSRKARGEILVRLDGDIVCLTPQWVTKLCAAFDQGPSRLGIIAPKQLRPDGRIHAYGDFVLHPNGYSHVGSGLPRDAVKYMLEVDHAMGCFHCMKKEVFEDVEGYDEEFLRGQTEDLGLRARLKGWRCFAVPHIEFVHFHTARMDRKTEADSDEGIDKTLKIFIRKWGFCRLAPDLDQIKRQYDGTPLLWNKRWFSKDGAVPPVKAPVPLAASQWGTYPTDQILQRRVNLRVGVLLDIIKQAGMPRRGVIVGAEEGLISHMLALRGVRLDGLDPQQVNVELARRCVLNQKYPAAQTSHQASALTGGDSSGGDETLSSDGMPRFDWISDLRRLPLSDAEIDLLVINDQLEIHPNPVGLILEAKRVLIPGGLLVIFSKRKSATGDPSNPAGEAAWEHRYQWIELLNQIQATRGWDFLVEAKGDDPSRDMIVVVRKQVPVAREPLEMPAAIEGAVSGV
- a CDS encoding flagellin — translated: MSRINTNVNSLLAQRVLGNQNKSLSQSLERLSTGLRINRGADDPAGLIASEKLRSEKTSISAALSNAERADQLVNIAEGGLQEVNSLLLEVQNLVTTTASDAGLSTSEKEANQQQVDSILQTIDRIASTTSFQGTKLLNGSLDFQISSQHANVTDLSVNGAKITHGGTVTVNTVITNSAEHGSLFLSAGGTALDLTTASSTFEFELGGSKGSRNFSFSSGTTLASIATSINNFKSVTGVSAVASGNYIELKSTDFGSSDFVSFKLSNRGGQAGGLFYASAGNENIYTTTGQTAFTALSGAAAVRDTGADVSAIVNGVVARGKGKNVSVNTDALALSLDLSTTGAQTLGSFTAFNITGGGAKFSIGPTVDVNSQVRLGIGDVKSSKLGTSAVGFLGDLGSGKTYNLISGNLETGQKIVDRAIDQVSQLRSRLGSFQSQVVGSTINALGVALENTSAAESAIRDTDFASETANLTRSQILVQAAVSSVALARSAPQSVLQLLS
- a CDS encoding class I SAM-dependent methyltransferase — protein: MTTSTIPTAARHSAPKWVVKRLQGGVVILRSPSAGEPEPADWISVLSGFLHSSPGVVCVAAKRLDPSGMVFSMGEFVVHPKGFHHHGAGVDGRCWRFVEEADVAAGGVMAMDEAAFDAAGGEAALGGALGAIHLGLKLRQQGGRCLIVPQAAVVDTVTPEPSDEESHRFRDTWGFDWKAADLDEVRAAHPRSGLLWNARFHAPGMPFEKYRDRGALVWESYQKADVFRKRAHHLANLAKQVCPPGAGVLLDIGSGDGFFCHLFAQQGVEILGVDPEPLGVEQAQLQTSKHTYPGKAPRFKVGRGTELPVPDASVAGVSLMDVIEHLPNPVAVLREVARVLRPGGKFMCVTPSWQFGGSSDAVYHLTEYTMQELVRQIGAIPGLTVVNTGGIGGVYRDIIVIAEKR
- the asnB gene encoding asparagine synthase (glutamine-hydrolyzing), which codes for MCGIFGVVLRDSRRQLHAARVVAARDTLRHRGPDEQGLWIPPAGGVALAHQRLKVLDLTHGQQPMVSPDQRYGLVYNGEIYNFRKLQEHYRAAGLTLTTQCDTEVVLQSLIHDGPGAIEQWNGMFALGFWDTAARSLLLVRDRLGKKPLYWFADDELFVFASELKAILEYLGRKFPVDAVALDQYFARGYILSPRTIFQGIAKLPAGHTLTLDAGAWTWASKPYWDFVPTPVPTDPGEVLDHLDDLLTDAVRMRMVSDVPIGCLLSGGIDSSLITALTAKVSGEKGERVKAFSIGFDESPDHNELPYAQMVAQRHNCEWFTRAVRGGDFMAMVDDAAQFHDEPFGNFTMFSMRKLAQMAREQLVVVLTGQGGDELAAGYPGRYNWIIDQPAAARSGSRRYAAAFDDLFTYLRASSFVAWPRGREVIFSDEMRDAIRAGGPPAADLLPFWNRHLTRVGRLNNVLYTDVKTNLADYLICLEERMTMSCSLEARNPLLDYRVVNFLLSLPESMKIHDIPGSPEGRRNKWVLLELARRYVPAEAIDRPKKGFTPPLGLWISQNADRMAQLFNQTDGQTRSIYSSAWREYLRGGQYESNTLMPVFYSLMLAAWVKRYGQYVSQWPGGTPSAMGSISLDVSAAAQGDHWQAALRTQDPIALQEARWFCQAMGNFAANTRLRINGDDDGWFTFLARGSQMRIAASHEEADALVLLGAGAAESFDARDLKADDWVLWFVPFEASQANDVKTLLSQAGDAGITLKGVQAVPTGPAHGVLIARGQVGAVSLTPAP
- a CDS encoding flagellin; this encodes MSRINTNVSSLLAQRILGQQNILQTKSLERLSTGLAINRGADNPAGLIASEKLRSEKTAIGAAINNAERADQVVNIAEGGLQEINGLLLEVQNLVGQSANAAGLSNEERQANQLQIDSILQTIDRIASTTSFEGVKLLNGTYDFNITGQSVKVQDFQINASKLEYGQTRAVQVVVTNSAEHGSLFLSAGGSSLDLTAATDTFEFELAGAKGSRQFSFASGTTLGAIASAVNTFKSVTGVSAVASGNYIELKSDEYGSDQFVSFKLTNRGGQAGAVFFASAGNENTYTTASQTAFSSLTNAVKDAGSDLGATINGISATSKGRTTRINTDFLDLSVTLSGGASQVLGAFTAFTITGGGAKFNLGPNVDILNQVSIGVKNVTTRNLGDTTNGYLSTIGSGQSQNVVDGNLEKAQKVVNKAIDQISSLRGRLGAFQKNVVGATIRSLGVSLENTSAAESSIRDTDFAAETAQLTRSQILVSAATNVLQLANSSPQSVLQLLRG